TTTACGTGGATCTCCACCGGCGACAGTGAAACGCATCGCCTGAATCTTTCCCGCGTGGTGTTCCGCAACGGCGATATCAAAACCGCGCTCACCGCGGGGGTGACGCGCCGCGAAAGCCACAACTGGCTGAATGATGCCCTGCTTGCCAGCAGCAGTCGCAAGCTCTCCAGCCTGACGCTTGGCGTTAATCACACCCAGAAAATGGGCGGCGGCGTGGCGACCTTCAACCCGGCCTTCAGCCGCGGCATGCCGTGGTTCGACAGTGAAACCGATGAAAACAAAACCGGCGACGAACCAAAAGCGCAGTTTCGTAAATGGAGCCTCAGCGCCAGCTGGCAGCGCCCGCTCACGCAGGATCTGTGGTGGCTTTCCAGCGCTTATGGCCAGTGGTCGCCGGATCGTCTCTATGGCGCTGAACGTCTGACGCTCGGTGGCGAAAGCTCTGTACGCGGCTTTAAAGAGCAATATTTGTCCGGCGACAACGGTGGCTACTGGCGTAACGAACTCAACTACACGCTGGCAACGCTGCCGGTGCTGGGCCAGATCAGCGCCACGGCGGCGCTGGATGGCGGCTGGCTCGCCAGAGATAAACTCGACCGCTACGCCTCCGGCACCCTGTGGGGCGCCGCCGTCGGGCTGGGCAGCGCAGGGCGCTGGTTCGCAAGTCAGCTTACCGTTGGCACGCCGTTACAGTACCCGGACTGGCTGGGGCCGGACCATTTCACCGTTAACTACCGCATCGCAATCACGCTTTAAGAGGCTTCAGGTCATGGATACCCGTCAACCGCCCGTGCGTTTTTCCGCTCGTCTGCTGAGCTACCTCATTATCTCTCTGCTGGTCTGGCAGCCGGTGGCTCCGGCTTTTGCGGCGGCCATGACGCCCACAGGCGCCACGTCGATGGATAAAGCAGGCAACGGCGTACCGGTGGTGAACATCGCCAGGCCCAACGCGGCGGGGATCTCTCATAACCAGTTCAAAGATTATAACGTCGGCAAGGAGGGCGTGATCCTGAACAACGCCACCGGGCAGCTGAACAAGACCCAGCTAGGCGGGCTTATCCAGAACAACCCGAATCTGAAAGCGGGCCAGGAAGCGCGCGGCATTATTAACGAAGTGACGGGCGGTAGCCGTTCCCAACTCAACGGCTATACCGAAGTGGTGGGTAAAGCCGCGAACGTCATGGTGGCGAACCCGTATGGCATCACCTGTAACGGCTGCGGCTTTATCAACACGCCGAACGTCACGCTGACCACCGGCAAGCCGGTACTCGACGCGGCGGGCAATCTTTCCGCGCTGGAGGTCACGCGGGGCACCATTACTGTGGAAGGCAAAGGGCTTGACGCCAGCCAGAGCGACGCGCTGTCGATTATCTCCCGCGCCACCGAAGTGAACGCGGCGATCCACGCGCGCGATCTGAACGTGACGGCGGGCGCGAACCGCGTTAACGCAGACGGCAGTCGTACCGCGATGGCGGGTGAAGGCAGCGCCCCTGTGGTGGCGGTCGATACCGGCGCGCTTGGCGGCATGTACGCCAACCGCATTCGTCTGGTGTCCGGCGATAAGGGGGTGGGCGTTAACCTTGGCAACCTCAATGCGCGCCAGGGCGATATCACGCTTGATGCCAGCGGCAAACTGACGGTCAAAAACAGCCTGGCGAGCGGCAACCTGACGGCGAAAGGCGACAACGTCACGCTCACGGGCGAGCATAAAACCGGCGGTACGCTGGCAGTCAGCAGCCGTGGCGGGGTGGCGCTGGATCACGCAGCGCTCGCAAGCGACGGCGCAATGACGCTTGCCGCCGACGGCACGCTCTCCGCCAGCGCGAGTACGCTCACCAGTGGCCAGAGCCAGGCGCTGAACGGCAAAACCGTCACGCTGGATAACACGAGTCGTCTTGATGCAAAACGCGACGTCACACTCACCGGCGGCGCGCTCGCAAGCCAGGCGCAAATCAGCGCCGGCGGCAACGCGCAGATAGCGGGCGACAGCCTCACCAACAGCGGGCAGATTGCCGCCACGGAACGTCTTGATACCCAAACCACCCGTCTGACTAACCGCGGCACGCTGCAGGGCAACGGCGTGTCGGTCGACAGCGACGCCGTGACCAACAGCGGAACGCTGCAGAGCGCGTCGGCACTGACGCTGAAAGGCAAAACGCTCGATCAGCAGGGCACCGTCAGTGCGCGCGGCGATGCTGTTCTTAACCTCACAGACAGCCTGCGCAACGGGGCAAACGGGAAAATCCTCACGGACGGCACGCTTGCGGCCAACACCGGCGCGCTTGAGCAGAACGGTACGCTTTCCGGCGCAAAACGCCTCGATGTGCAGGCGCAGCAGGTTACCTCCGGTAAGGGAGCGCTCACTACAAGCCAGGGCGATATTCGTCTTGATGCGGTAGGTAAAGCCGATCTCAACGGCCAGACGATCGCGGCGGGTAACCTGACGCTGACCGGTGACGCCGTCACCACGCAGCAGGACGCGCAGCTGCAAAGCGGTCGCGATCTCGCCATTACCGCTCATGACGCGACGCTTGACGGCACGCACGCGGCAAAAGGCGCGCTGAACGTCACGGCCCAGCGCCTGCGCCACGGCGGCAAGTCGGACGCGGCCGCGACCACTTTTCTGGGCGATGAATCTGTTAACAACAGCGGCACGCTGACCGGCGACGCGCTGACGCTGCGCGGTAAACAGATCGCTAACCGCGGCCTTCTGAAAGGCAGTGGCGCGCTTAATCTCTCAGCCGATCGCCTCGATAACCTCACGGGCGGCACGCTGTACAGCCCAGAAAACCTGAATCTTGCCATCCCGACGCTCATTAACCAGGGGCAAATCACCACCGACGGCGACCTTTCGCTGCGCGGCGCGCAACTGACGAACGGCGGACTGTTACAGAGCCATCGCGCGCTCGATATGGCTTACGAGAGTTTCGATAACCTCTCCGGCGGGACGTTGTACAGCGCCCGCGATCTTCATCTTGCTGTTCCGACGCTCAGTAATCAGGGGCTGATCAGCACCGATGGCGACCTGTCATTGCGCGGCCAGTCGCTGGTCAACAGCGGCGAGATCAACGGGGTGAATCTCAGCGGCGATATGGCGTCGCTGAACAATACCGGCCTCCTGCTGGCAGATGACGCGCT
This is a stretch of genomic DNA from Cronobacter malonaticus LMG 23826. It encodes these proteins:
- a CDS encoding filamentous hemagglutinin N-terminal domain-containing protein, translated to MDTRQPPVRFSARLLSYLIISLLVWQPVAPAFAAAMTPTGATSMDKAGNGVPVVNIARPNAAGISHNQFKDYNVGKEGVILNNATGQLNKTQLGGLIQNNPNLKAGQEARGIINEVTGGSRSQLNGYTEVVGKAANVMVANPYGITCNGCGFINTPNVTLTTGKPVLDAAGNLSALEVTRGTITVEGKGLDASQSDALSIISRATEVNAAIHARDLNVTAGANRVNADGSRTAMAGEGSAPVVAVDTGALGGMYANRIRLVSGDKGVGVNLGNLNARQGDITLDASGKLTVKNSLASGNLTAKGDNVTLTGEHKTGGTLAVSSRGGVALDHAALASDGAMTLAADGTLSASASTLTSGQSQALNGKTVTLDNTSRLDAKRDVTLTGGALASQAQISAGGNAQIAGDSLTNSGQIAATERLDTQTTRLTNRGTLQGNGVSVDSDAVTNSGTLQSASALTLKGKTLDQQGTVSARGDAVLNLTDSLRNGANGKILTDGTLAANTGALEQNGTLSGAKRLDVQAQQVTSGKGALTTSQGDIRLDAVGKADLNGQTIAAGNLTLTGDAVTTQQDAQLQSGRDLAITAHDATLDGTHAAKGALNVTAQRLRHGGKSDAAATTFLGDESVNNSGTLTGDALTLRGKQIANRGLLKGSGALNLSADRLDNLTGGTLYSPENLNLAIPTLINQGQITTDGDLSLRGAQLTNGGLLQSHRALDMAYESFDNLSGGTLYSARDLHLAVPTLSNQGLISTDGDLSLRGQSLVNSGEINGVNLSGDMASLNNTGLLLADDALTLNTDTLSSGGTLAAEQVTIAADQLQNQGLVQGNRALNVTADDTNNQGALRTGGTLALDGGTLTNGGELSATALLLTLAKHGDNRGKLVATDALRLTTPAFTNTGTLASATLDLNSDNVTNSGTLQATGDLHAHGKQFDNQQGGVVLAGGALALNQDTLSNAGLLQGDTLAVAAQDWRNEGNALGQNGVTAQIDDTLTNQGNVLSQQALDIRAGNTDNRGALMAKVLALHGDLQNSGLLQGSDALNWDGATLTNAAGGKVTGGNTLALKGSTLDNQGQMQGRALSVTGDTLRNGGTLQATDSLNATLSQTLENNGALLSQNQAEVSAAQLTNNGTLAARALTVQAPDIINRGTLAGNDSLSLTTRNLYNGAHGQLATGGGLTLDLSRLENQGQLSVNDGLTLRGSTLINSGDINAAALDATLSGALDNTGRLVADGRAQLSAGTVTNSGTLAADDVTLNAATLRNGGLIQGAHSAGATAQKLTNDASGTWLSGGALTLNGNQLTNAGQMQGNTLALTAGSLDNRGVMNGIQGLTGTVQGALTNDGQMVSRGDATLNADSLTGSGRIVADTLTLQANRLTNNGLWQGTKGLTATGDTLTTARTPARSAVAIFRSMPERLTPAGRCRASRSM